One genomic segment of Hordeum vulgare subsp. vulgare chromosome 2H, MorexV3_pseudomolecules_assembly, whole genome shotgun sequence includes these proteins:
- the LOC123426870 gene encoding uncharacterized protein LOC123426870: MAILMSCVTSKMLAPCIPVVSRQQRDTCISVSAHRRQIRIGLAMKSWGTSCTVPPMRIRGTTRIAAVGSDSGELREEKSPLPNKAAAISSDPGELPGKSSASNKSSLVTVVVGGVFGAVSFYGQMRAMEENVEKTAEIAIETIEKAADVVDKLADEVIAFPGNENLKKAAFRIKAIAEEIEKDAEEAEALIHKVEEIEKEVDAAVDTLMGKGMKKR, encoded by the exons ATGGCGATCCTCATGTCATGTGTTACATCCAAAATGTTGGCGCCATGCATCCCAGTGGTTTCTCGGCAACAACGGGACACATGTATTTCTGTATCAGCTCATCGTCGGCAAATCCGAATCGGCTTAGCCATGAAGTCTTGGGGCACCAGCTGTACCGTTCCGCCGATGCGGATAAGAGGAACGACACG AATTGCTGCAGTTGGTTCAGATTCTGGAGAATTGCGAGAAGAAAAATCCCCATTACCCAACAAGGCGGCTGCAATTAGTTCGGACCCTGGGGAATTACCAGGAAAATCCTCAGCATCCAACAAATCTTCATT GGTCACGGTGGTCGTTGGTGGCGTCTTTGGAGCAGTATCTTTTTATGGACAGATGAGAGCAATGGAAG AGAATGTGGAGAAGACGGCAGAGATAGCAATTGAGACTATCGAGAAAGCGGCGGATGTGGTTGACAAACTCGCAGACGAAGTCATAGCATTTCCCGGTAATGAAAACCTTAAGAAGGCAGCCTTCAGGATCAAAGCCATCGCAGAAGAGATAGAGAAAGATGCAGAGGAAGCCGAGGCCCTAATCCACAAG GTTGAAGAGATAGAAAAGGAGGTGGATGCTGCAGTGGATACTTTGATGGGGAAGGGCATGAAGAAACGATAG